From the genome of Nakamurella flavida, one region includes:
- a CDS encoding LacI family DNA-binding transcriptional regulator gives MSTMREVAHAAGVSIKTVSRVVNGDRYVTEPVQDRVRAAIETLGYVPNLAARTLRTGREAAIGVAVPQITDPFFAAVVQAVEDAARPRGAAVIVTSYGNDAEAEQSATEALLSRQVSGLISVPVAADQSYLRSWQAKVPMVFIDRRPQGIVADSVVEDDVTGARQAVEHLLAHGHRDVAILGDPPEVPTAGRRLEGYRAALAAAGIAERPDLVCTAPTVSADPLPHLRRLLAGKRAPTAVFSANARCSLGVIPALQRLGRTDVAVISYGDFAMAQALVPAVTVVRQDPQALGEFAVARLMQRVDQPTARLRRHTVLPVRMELRQSCGLGARDRCLTAVATP, from the coding sequence ATGAGCACCATGCGGGAAGTCGCCCACGCCGCCGGCGTCAGCATCAAGACGGTGTCCCGGGTCGTCAACGGTGACCGGTACGTCACCGAGCCGGTGCAGGACCGGGTCCGCGCTGCCATCGAGACCCTCGGCTACGTCCCGAATCTCGCTGCCCGCACGCTGCGCACGGGCCGGGAGGCCGCGATCGGGGTGGCCGTCCCGCAGATCACCGACCCGTTCTTCGCCGCCGTCGTGCAGGCCGTGGAGGACGCGGCTCGCCCGCGCGGGGCCGCCGTCATCGTCACCAGCTACGGCAACGACGCGGAGGCCGAGCAGTCCGCGACCGAGGCGCTGCTCAGCCGCCAGGTGAGCGGACTGATCAGCGTGCCGGTGGCGGCGGACCAGTCCTACCTGCGCAGTTGGCAGGCCAAGGTGCCGATGGTCTTCATCGACCGTCGCCCACAGGGCATCGTGGCCGACAGCGTGGTGGAGGACGACGTCACCGGTGCCCGGCAGGCGGTCGAGCACCTGCTCGCCCACGGTCACCGCGATGTGGCCATCCTCGGCGACCCGCCCGAGGTGCCCACGGCCGGCCGCCGGCTGGAGGGCTACCGGGCCGCCCTGGCGGCCGCCGGCATCGCCGAACGCCCGGATCTGGTCTGCACGGCGCCCACCGTGTCGGCCGACCCGCTCCCGCACCTGCGGCGGCTGCTGGCCGGGAAGCGCGCCCCGACGGCGGTGTTCTCGGCCAACGCCCGGTGCTCCCTCGGGGTCATCCCGGCCCTGCAACGGCTGGGCCGCACCGATGTCGCGGTGATCAGCTACGGCGACTTCGCCATGGCGCAGGCCCTCGTACCGGCGGTCACCGTCGTGCGGCAGGACCCGCAGGCACTGGGGGAGTTCGCCGTCGCACGGCTGATGCAGCGCGTCGATCAGCCCACCGCCCGGTTGCGGCGGCACACCGTGCTCCCCGTCCGGATGGAGCTCCGG